The Daucus carota subsp. sativus chromosome 9, DH1 v3.0, whole genome shotgun sequence genome window below encodes:
- the LOC108200804 gene encoding photosynthetic NDH subunit of subcomplex B 5, chloroplastic, whose protein sequence is MATSVSVSSLNSVPRFGFGFKPDPCSSRARVLLQTPLSSVKHGRLSLKRLNAAGLADIEPDLNEDPKDRWATNGVDPDDFIYGEYDDHHTYHPGDHEKVSFWGSIAEDYAAIDPPTGFQGLISWLFLPAVAVAMYFDAPGEYIYIGAAIFTIVFCIIEMDKPSEAYNFEPQIYNLESKSRDKLIADYNTMDIWDFNEKYGDLWDFTVTKDDIMTR, encoded by the exons ATGGCAACTTCAGTGTCAGTGAGCTCACTAAATTCAGTTCCTAGATTCGGGTTTGGGTTCAAACCCGACCCATGTTCTTCTAGAGCTAGAGTTTTATTACAGACACCTTTAAGTTCAGTTAAACATGGGAGGCTTAGTTTGAAAAGATTGAATGCAGCTGGCTTAGCTGATATTGAACCTGACTTGAATGAAGACCCGAAAGATCGTTGGGCAACCAATGGCGTTGACCCT GATGATTTTATATATGGAGAGTATGATGATCATCACACTTATCATCCAGGTGATCATGAAAAAG TATCATTTTGGGGATCAATTGCAGAAGATTATGCAGCGATCGACCCTCCTACTGGTTTCCAGG GGCTTATATCATGGTTATTTCTTCCAGCAGTTGCTGTTGCAATGTATTTCGATGCCCCG GGAGAATACATATACATTGGAGCAGCCATTTTCACAATAGTGTTCTGCATCATCGAGATGGATAAACCAAGCGAAGCATACAACTTTGAACCTCAGATATACAATCTGGAGAGCAAGTCTCGAGACAAACTTATAGCCGATTATAATACCATGGACATTTGGGATTTTAACGAGAAATACGGAGACCTCTGGGATTTCACAGTGACAAAAGATGACATCATGACCAGATAA
- the LOC108202681 gene encoding serine/threonine receptor-like kinase NFP — MKNRVLCFLNTLFLFILSCDSQAVIEPTTSGYTCSLNQTISPCQTYVYYRAASPDYLDLASVGDLFSVSRLMIANPSNISSVSSPLVPSQSLLVPIQCSCNRINSSLSISYAGLNYTIKKDNTFYLVSSIQFQNLTSYQSVEVVNPSLVPTNLSIGENVIFPIFCKCPDKAQVENQTKYLISYVFQPFDNFSSIARKFGSTTQAIIDVNGNNIKTFQTVFVPVSRLPVFTQPVVAAAAPTAPVSVKTEENKDKVRGLSVGLGICGLLLLLVCGLWGYRETSMKKKRGKYKDEEKPQVIQKKKAVDVDLMDDVSDCLDKYRVFGIDELVEATEGFDEKWHVQGSVYKGYINGILYAIKKMKWNACEELKILQKVNHGNLVKLEGFCIDPEDGNCYLIYEYVENGSLHSWLHSSRSEQLTWKMRLRVAIDVANGLQYIHEHTQPRVVHKDIKSSNILLDGHMRAKIANFGLAKSGCNAITMHIVGTQGYIAPEYLTDGVVSTKMDVFSFGVVLLELVSGREAINEEGKVLWSTVDGILEKKDGKMERLIEWMDDSLRTGESNLLDSVANVVSVAIACLHRDPSRRPSMVDIVYALCKSDDLFSDLSQDFSPGMILAR; from the exons atgaaaaacagaGTACTCTGTTTTCTCAATACTCTGTTTCTCTTCATCCTCAGCTGCGATTCTCAGGCCGTAATAGAGCCAACCACTTCAGGCTACACTTGCAGTCTCAACCAGACAATTAGTCCATGCCAGACTTATGTATATTACAGAGCTGCATCTCCTGATTATCTTGATTTAGCTTCTGTAGGTGATCTTTTCTCCGTAAGCAGGCTGATGATCGCGAATCCAAGTAATATATCTTCGGTATCTTCTCCTTTAGTACCTTCTCAATCTCTGTTAGTTCCAATTCAGTGTTCTTGCAATAGAATTAATAGTAGCCTGTCAATTTCTTATGCTGGTCTAAATTATACCATCAAAAAAGACAATACATTTTACTTGGTTTCGAGTATTCAATTCCAAAACCTCACCAGCTACCAATCTGTGGAAGTTGTGAATCCAAGCCTTGTTCCGACAAATCTTTCCATTGGTGAAAATGTAATATTTCCGATCTTTTGCAAGTGTCCGGACAAAGCACAAGTAGAGAATCAAACAAAGTATCTCATCAGTTATGTTTTTCAGCCTTTTGATAACTTCTCCTCAATAGCTAGAAAGTTTGGATCAACTACTCAGGCTATAATTGATGTAAATGGGAACAATATCAAGACTTTTCAAACTGTTTTTGTTCCGGTTTCTCGACTGCCTGTTTTTACACAGCctgttgttgctgctgctgctcctACTGCTCCTGTTTCTGTTAAAACAGAGGAAAATAAAGATAAGGTTAGAGGACTATCCGTCGGGCTCGGAATTTGTGGTTTGTTACTGCTTTTGGTTTGTGGGCTGTGGGGTTATAGAGAGACTTCAATGAAGAAAAAGAGAGGAAAATATAAAGATGAAGAGAAGCCTCAagtgattcagaagaagaaagcAGTAGATGTGGACTTGATGGATGATGTTTCAGATTGTTTGGATAAGTACAGAGTTTTTGGTATCGATGAATTGGTGGAAGCAACTGAGGGATTTGATGAGAAATGGCATGTTCAAGGATCTGTGTACAAAGGGTATATCAATGGGATTTTGTATGCAATCAAGAAGATGAAATGGAATGCCTGTGAAGAACTCAAGATCTTGCAGAAG gTAAATCATGGGAATTTGGTGAAGCTGGAGGGTTTTTGCATAGACCCTGAAGATGGAAACTGCTACTTGATATATGAATATGTTGAAAATGGTTCTCTGCATTCATGGTTGCATAGCAGCCGTAGCGAGCAACTGACCTGGAAAATGAGGTTGCGAGTCGCCATTGATGTGGCCAACGGACTCCAATACATTCATGAGCATACGCAGCCACGAGTCGTGCATAAAGACATCAAAAGCAGCAATATTCTCCTAGATGGCCACATGAGAGCCAAGATTGCCAATTTTGGACTAGCAAAATCCGGTTGCAATGCCATAACAATGCACATTGTTGGAACTCAAGGTTACATTGCTCCCGAATATCTAACTGATGGTGTGGTTTCGACCAAAATGGATGTTTTCTCCTTCGGAGTGGTGTTACTTGAGTTGGTTTCCGGCAGAGAGGCAATCAATGAAGAAGGGAAGGTTCTATGGTCGACGGTGGATGGAATTTTGGAGAAAAAAGATGgaaaaatggagagattgatcGAGTGGATGGATGACAGTCTTCGCACTGGGGAATCGAATTTACTGGACAGTGTAGCAAATGTTGTATCAGTGGCGATTGCTTGTTTGCACAGAGATCCTAGTCGGAGACCTAGCATGGTGGACATTGTGTATGCATTGTGCAAGAGTGATGATCTATTTTCCGATCTCTCACAAGATTTTTCACCAGGAATGATTCTTGCTAGGTGA